The following proteins are co-located in the Syntrophorhabdaceae bacterium genome:
- a CDS encoding phosphotransferase gives MEDNIGLMQFVKETFGLSNSISPRISRLSVRGSDRVFFRVEYGDDKKAILIHYDPKRTENTYYAELGRFLRDIGVSVPEIYRHDQIKHFILMEDLGSIDLWSLRNEPWSVRKALYEKAIENIKHIHSYPLADFPRHNVRIMDGFDESLYRWEHSYFLENFVFGICNIKSNSLNNQKIEIEFKTLMEKLLRSKQVLIHRDLQSQNIMIRNGIPYFIDFQGMRTGNPLYDMASLLNDPYVSLSNNEKEYLLEQYEKDMFLEMDRQLFRELFWCSSCQRLMQALGAYGFLGLKKGINQFLDHVPAGVKNLMESLANISFMPYLSHIVEICRGIVENSGTKKR, from the coding sequence ATGGAAGATAATATAGGATTAATGCAATTTGTAAAAGAGACATTCGGGCTATCTAATTCAATATCTCCAAGGATCTCAAGGCTTTCTGTAAGGGGTTCAGACAGGGTATTCTTCAGGGTTGAATATGGGGATGACAAAAAGGCCATTTTAATCCACTATGACCCCAAAAGGACAGAAAATACATACTATGCAGAACTGGGAAGGTTCTTAAGAGATATTGGCGTATCTGTCCCTGAGATATACAGACATGACCAAATAAAACATTTTATATTGATGGAGGACTTAGGTAGTATTGACCTGTGGTCTTTAAGGAATGAGCCCTGGAGTGTAAGGAAAGCCCTCTATGAAAAAGCCATAGAAAATATCAAACACATCCACAGCTATCCTTTGGCAGATTTTCCTCGTCATAATGTGAGGATTATGGATGGTTTCGATGAATCTCTATATAGATGGGAACACAGTTATTTTTTAGAAAACTTTGTATTTGGTATATGTAATATAAAAAGTAACAGTCTGAATAACCAAAAGATAGAAATTGAATTCAAAACCCTCATGGAAAAACTTCTTAGATCAAAACAGGTCCTTATTCACCGTGATCTTCAGTCCCAGAATATCATGATAAGAAATGGCATACCTTATTTTATAGACTTTCAGGGTATGAGAACAGGAAATCCTTTATATGATATGGCATCTCTATTAAACGACCCCTACGTGTCACTATCTAACAATGAAAAGGAATATCTCCTTGAGCAATATGAAAAAGATATGTTTTTGGAAATGGATAGGCAGTTATTTAGAGAATTATTCTGGTGCTCATCCTGCCAGAGGCTTATGCAGGCCTTGGGCGCATATGGTTTTTTGGGTTTGAAAAAAGGTATTAATCAATTCCTTGACCATGTTCCTGCAGGGGTTAAAAATCTCATGGAGTCACTGGCTAACATATCGTTTATGCCATATTTATCTCATATAGTGGAAATATGTAGGGGTATTGTAGAGAATTCTGGAACTAAAAAACGCTAA